AGTTCGAGCGCATCCTCGAAAACTATGTCGGCGTCGCTCCGCGCGGCTTGCGCTCATTTCTGACCGCGATGCCGGTGTGGTTGAAAGAGAAGCTCTTCACGCGCGAGGAAATCCGCGTGGCGCTCGGCGGATTTCGCGGCTCGCTGCTGTTCACCGAGCACCACGAGTCGCACGCCGCGAGCGCCTTCTACCCTTCCCCGTTTGCCGAAGCCGCCGTGCTCACCATGGACGGCGTCGGCGAGTGGGCCACCTCCTCGTATGGCATCGGCCGCGGCAACGACCTCGACCTGCTCGCCGAGCTCCAGTACCCACACTCTCTCGGCATGCTCTACTCCGCCTTCACTTACTTCACCGGCTTCAAGGTGAACTCGGGCGAATACAAAGTGATGGGCCTCGCCCCCTACGGCGAGCCCCGCTACGTGGATCTGATTCTCGACAAGCTCGTGCAGCTCAAGGATGACGGCTCGTTCAAGCTGAACATGGCGTACTTCAACTACCTGCACGGGCTCACCATGACCAACGGCGCCTTCAGCCGGCTCTTCGGCGGGCCCGCACGTCAGCCCGAGTCGGCGCTGACGCAGCGCGAGATGGATCTGGCCGCCTCGATCCAGAAGGTTACCGAGGAGATCATGCTGCGCATGGCGCGCCACGTGCACCGCGAGACCGGCATGGAGAATCTCTGCCTCGCCGGCGGCGTGGCGTTGAATTGCGTCGGCAACGGCCGCCTGCTGCGCGAAGGCCCGTTCAAGCGGTTGTGGATTCAACCCGCTGCCGGTGACGCCGGCGGGGCGGTCGGCGTGGCGCTGGCCATCTGGCACAAGGTGCTCGGCAACGCGCGTCGCCCCAACGCGGCTGGGGACGGTATGCACGGGTCCTATCTCGGACCCGCGTTCGGCGATGCGGAGATCGAGCACTTTCTCCGCTCGGCCGGCGCCTCCTATGAACGGCTGCCGGCCGATGCCCTGATCGACCGCACTGCGGAACTCCTCGCACAGGAACGGGTGGTCGGCTGGCTGCAAGGGCGCATGGAGTTCGGGCCGCGTGCGCTCGGTAACCGCAGCATTTTGGGCGATGCCCGTTCACCGAAGATGCAGTCGGTGATGAACCTCAAGATCAAGTTCCGCGAGAGCTTTCGCCCGTTTGCCCCGAGCGTCTTGCGCGAGCATGTGGCCGAGTGCTTCGAGCTCGATGAGGATTCGCCGTACATGCTGCTGGTCGCCCCCGTGCGAGCGGAGCGGCGGCGGGCGATGACCGCAGCGCAGCAGCAGCTCTTCGGAGTCGAGCGGCTGCTGGTGCCGCGCTCCGATATTCCGGCGGTGACACACTTGGACTACTCGGCGCGCATCCAGACCGTCCACGCCGACACTAATCCTGTCTATCACGCGCTGCTCAGCCGCTTCCACGCCCTGACCGGCTGCCCGGTGCTGGTCAACACCAGCTTCAACGTGCGCGGTGAACCGATCGTGTGCAGCCCGCGCGATGCCTACTTGTGCTTCATGCGGACGGAAATGGACAACCTCGTGCTCGGCTCCTGCTTACTCGACAAGCAACGCCAACCGCCGCTGCGGGACGATGTCGATTGGCGCAGCCTCTACCAGCTCGATTAGCCGGTCCGCGACGCTTGACCTCAAGTGAACTCAACCCAAGAAAGCACCAACGATGCGGCGCCGGCGAGCGGTGGTGTGCGGACTGACCTTGGGATTGGCATTGAGTGGCTTGCTCGTCGCTCGCCGCCCTCTGCTCAGAGGCGCCGCACAGTTGCTGATCGCAGAAGATACCGTTGCGCCCGCCGACGCGATCGTGGTGTCGATCGCCAATGGCGCAGTCGGCGTCTTCGAGGCCGCGCGGCTCTACCATGACGGGATGGCCGCCACCATTGTCCTGCCCACCTGGGCGGCCGGAGCCGTGGATGACGCCATTCGGCAGTTGGGCATCGCGCATCCGCGCGCGACGGCCTTGGCGCAGGAGATCTTGGGCCGCAGCGGGGTTCCACCACACGCCGTCAAGATTCTCCCTGAGCCGGTGGACGGAACGATGACGGAAGTAGCCGCAGTAGTCGCCTTCGCGCGGCAACACCGGCCGGCGAGCTTACTGGTTGTGACCTCGCGTAGCCACAGCGCGCGCACGCGCTGGCTGCTGCGGCGTGCATTGGCCGGCAAGACCCGGGTTATGGTGCACAGCCCGAAAATGGACGGATTCGCCGCCGACTCCTGGTGGCGTTCACGCGAGCAGAGCCGCGAAGTCATCAACGAGTACCTCCGCTGGCTCAACGTCTTGGCCTTGGGCGACCCTTGGGCACCCGCCGCCGCTTCAACGCAAGAACGGCCGGCAGCCGCCGAAGGACGCCGGTAAATGCCAATAGGAGCTGCGGCAACCGCCCGCAGCTGTCATCGAAACTCATCCAACGCTCGCAATAAATCGGGTCACCTCCCGCATCGGTGCACATCGGCGGCTTCTTCCTCTCTCTCCGGTTGCCAGTTGCGAGTACAATAATGAACGGTTCCACGCTCACGGCCGGGGCTTCGGCCCGGAATAT
The DNA window shown above is from Deltaproteobacteria bacterium and carries:
- a CDS encoding YdcF family protein, with the protein product MLIAEDTVAPADAIVVSIANGAVGVFEAARLYHDGMAATIVLPTWAAGAVDDAIRQLGIAHPRATALAQEILGRSGVPPHAVKILPEPVDGTMTEVAAVVAFARQHRPASLLVVTSRSHSARTRWLLRRALAGKTRVMVHSPKMDGFAADSWWRSREQSREVINEYLRWLNVLALGDPWAPAAASTQERPAAAEGRR
- a CDS encoding carbamoyltransferase — protein: MTTILGISAYYHDSAACLVRDGEIVAAAQEERFTRKKHDAGFPHHAVAYCLREAGLRVDELDYAGFYDKPLLKFERILENYVGVAPRGLRSFLTAMPVWLKEKLFTREEIRVALGGFRGSLLFTEHHESHAASAFYPSPFAEAAVLTMDGVGEWATSSYGIGRGNDLDLLAELQYPHSLGMLYSAFTYFTGFKVNSGEYKVMGLAPYGEPRYVDLILDKLVQLKDDGSFKLNMAYFNYLHGLTMTNGAFSRLFGGPARQPESALTQREMDLAASIQKVTEEIMLRMARHVHRETGMENLCLAGGVALNCVGNGRLLREGPFKRLWIQPAAGDAGGAVGVALAIWHKVLGNARRPNAAGDGMHGSYLGPAFGDAEIEHFLRSAGASYERLPADALIDRTAELLAQERVVGWLQGRMEFGPRALGNRSILGDARSPKMQSVMNLKIKFRESFRPFAPSVLREHVAECFELDEDSPYMLLVAPVRAERRRAMTAAQQQLFGVERLLVPRSDIPAVTHLDYSARIQTVHADTNPVYHALLSRFHALTGCPVLVNTSFNVRGEPIVCSPRDAYLCFMRTEMDNLVLGSCLLDKQRQPPLRDDVDWRSLYQLD